The following proteins are co-located in the Apium graveolens cultivar Ventura chromosome 5, ASM990537v1, whole genome shotgun sequence genome:
- the LOC141661382 gene encoding AT-hook motif nuclear-localized protein 24-like encodes MDPVTAHGRPLPPPFHARDLQLHYQPHQYQNQHQQQQHNSDEGQSGSSGLSHGLKLERGEMMDNNNNNNEGNELVSITGGRSDDGEGSGNRKPRGRPAGSKNKPKPPIIITRDSANALRSHVMEIANGCDIQESVSTFATRRQRGVCILSGNGTVTNVTLRQPTAPGAVITLQGRFEILSLSGSFLPPPAPPTASGLTIYLAGGQGQVVGGSVVGQLIASGPVVIMAASFGNAAYERLPLEDEDQSPAPGSGALESPPGMIGGQQQQQQLMPEHSNSGTSLFHGLNPSMLNQLPSDQPYWAGAPRPPYN; translated from the coding sequence ATGGATCCAGTAACAGCTCATGGCCGTCCCTTACCACCTCCTTTTCATGCTAGAGATCTTCAACTTCACTATCAACCACATCAATATCAGAATCAACATCAGCAGCAGCAACATAACTCCGACGAAGGACAAAGCGGAAGCAGTGGTTTAAGCCACGGCTTAAAACTCGAAAGAGGCGAGATGATggacaacaataacaacaacaatgaGGGAAACGAATTAGTTTCCATCACAGGTGGCAGATCAGATGATGGTGAAGGAAGTGGGAACCGAAAACCTCGTGGGCGACCAGCTGGCTCCAAGAACAAGCCCAAACCACCTATTATAATCACCAGGGACAGTGCCAATGCTCTCAGATCTCATGTCATGGAAATCGCAAACGGTTGCGATATCCAGGAAAGTGTTTCAACTTTTGCTACCAGAAGACAAAGAGGGGTTTGCATTTTAAGTGGGAATGGAACTGTTACTAATGTTACTCTAAGGCAACCAACTGCTCCAGGTGCAGTTATCACTTTACAAGGAAGATTTGAAATTCTTTCCCTTTCAGGTTCATTTTTGCCCCCTCCTGCACCGCCTACTGCTTCGGGTTTGACTATTTACCTAGCAGGCGGTCAAGGGCAAGTTGTAGGAGGGAGCGTTGTGGGACAGCTAATTGCGTCTGGCCCTGTAGTCATTATGGCCGCATCTTTTGGCAATGCTGCCTATGAGAGACTTCCACTTGAAGATGAAGATCAGTCGCCTGCCCCCGGGAGCGGAGCCCTAGAATCACCACCAGGGATGATTGGAGggcagcagcagcagcaacaacttATGCCAGAACACTCTAATAGTGGGACTTCACTGTTTCATGGCTTAAATCCAAGTATGCTTAACCAACTACCAAGTGATCAGCCTTACTGGGCAGGTGCACCTAGACCTCCTTATAATTAA